The following proteins come from a genomic window of Larimichthys crocea isolate SSNF chromosome III, L_crocea_2.0, whole genome shotgun sequence:
- the gnb1l gene encoding guanine nucleotide-binding protein subunit beta-like protein 1 isoform X1, protein MSRPAPSPFYTLRGAGGPLNTLHFSCHGGDSPLLFSGSGKGAIHIWNLNTRRTEKIVEGHAGSSVIWVSTLQATDTLISQGRDMQVCLWDLSESRSEVVDSVWTGSVGFCQCSMLETSPRNYLLAFAGQQSEEIKIIELPSKTPVCTLVPDAKLGMVMCIKLWQPDSGPGPLLLAGYEDGSVLLWDVTQRSKLSQAKAHPEPVMCLTFDTKRLRGISGSSEKKLSSWIVDRQNNLQIQECVTLVNPGVSQLCIRGDGKLLASAGWDHRVRVFGWKKLRPLAVLQYHTDMVQSVAFSDHQDPKERLLAAGSKDQRISLWSIYNEGADTG, encoded by the exons ATGTCCCGTCCTGCTCCATCCCCCTTCTACACCCTGAGGGGTGCTGGTGGGCCCCTCAACACCCTCCACTTTAGCTGCCATGGAGGGGACTCTCCCCTCCTGTTTTCTGG GTCAGGGAAGGGTGCCATCCATATCTGGAACCTGAACACAAGAAGGACTGAGAAGATTGTAGAAGGCCATGCTGGTAGCTCAGTCATCTGGGTGAGCACACTGCAGGCAACAGACACCCTCATCAG TCAGGGACGAGACATGCAGGTCTGTCTGTGGGACCTGAGCGAAAGTCGCAGTGAGGTGGTGGACTCTGTGTGGACTGGCAGTGTTGGATTCTGTCAGTGCTCCATGCTGGAGACGAGCCCTAGGAACTACCTGCTGGCTTTTGCTGGACAACAATCAGAGGAG ATCAAGATTATTGAGCTCCCCAGCAAGACTCCAGTCTGCACCCTAGTACCAGATGCTAAGCTGGGGATGGTCATGTGTATCAAACTATGGCAG CCAGACTCCGGGCCTGGACCTCTCCTGTTGGCTGGATATGAGGACGgttctgtgctgctgtgggaTGTAACCCAGAGGTCCAAACTGAGCCAAGCCAAAGCCCATCCTGAGCCTGTCATGTGCCTGACCTTTGACACCAAACGTCTGAGGGGCATATCAGGCTCCTCTGAGAAGAAACTCTCCTCCTGGATAGTGGACAGACAGAACAACCTGCAG aTCCAGGAGTGTGTGACACTGGTCAACCCTGGGGTTTCTCAGCTGTGCATCAGGGGGGATGGTAAGCTTCTGGCGTCAGCAGGCTGGGACCATCGGGTGCGGGTATTCGGTTGGAAGAAGCTACGACCACTGGCGGTGCTTCAGTACCACACTGACATGGTGCAAAGCGTTGCTTTCTCTGACCACCAGGACCCCAAAGAAAGACTGTTGGCTGCTGGATCCAAGGACCAGCGGATCAGCTTGTGGTCAATATACAACGAGGGGGCTGACACTGGCTGA
- the gnb1l gene encoding guanine nucleotide-binding protein subunit beta-like protein 1 isoform X2, which yields MSRPAPSPFYTLRGAGGPLNTLHFSCHGGDSPLLFSGSGKGAIHIWNLNTRRTEKIVEGHAGSSVIWVSTLQATDTLISQGRDMQVCLWDLSESRSEVVDSVWTGSVGFCQCSMLETSPRNYLLAFAGQQSEEIKIIELPSKTPVCTLVPDAKLGMVMCIKLWQIQECVTLVNPGVSQLCIRGDGKLLASAGWDHRVRVFGWKKLRPLAVLQYHTDMVQSVAFSDHQDPKERLLAAGSKDQRISLWSIYNEGADTG from the exons ATGTCCCGTCCTGCTCCATCCCCCTTCTACACCCTGAGGGGTGCTGGTGGGCCCCTCAACACCCTCCACTTTAGCTGCCATGGAGGGGACTCTCCCCTCCTGTTTTCTGG GTCAGGGAAGGGTGCCATCCATATCTGGAACCTGAACACAAGAAGGACTGAGAAGATTGTAGAAGGCCATGCTGGTAGCTCAGTCATCTGGGTGAGCACACTGCAGGCAACAGACACCCTCATCAG TCAGGGACGAGACATGCAGGTCTGTCTGTGGGACCTGAGCGAAAGTCGCAGTGAGGTGGTGGACTCTGTGTGGACTGGCAGTGTTGGATTCTGTCAGTGCTCCATGCTGGAGACGAGCCCTAGGAACTACCTGCTGGCTTTTGCTGGACAACAATCAGAGGAG ATCAAGATTATTGAGCTCCCCAGCAAGACTCCAGTCTGCACCCTAGTACCAGATGCTAAGCTGGGGATGGTCATGTGTATCAAACTATGGCAG aTCCAGGAGTGTGTGACACTGGTCAACCCTGGGGTTTCTCAGCTGTGCATCAGGGGGGATGGTAAGCTTCTGGCGTCAGCAGGCTGGGACCATCGGGTGCGGGTATTCGGTTGGAAGAAGCTACGACCACTGGCGGTGCTTCAGTACCACACTGACATGGTGCAAAGCGTTGCTTTCTCTGACCACCAGGACCCCAAAGAAAGACTGTTGGCTGCTGGATCCAAGGACCAGCGGATCAGCTTGTGGTCAATATACAACGAGGGGGCTGACACTGGCTGA
- the tbx1 gene encoding T-box transcription factor TBX1 isoform X1 produces MDDGGPLSPKANAFSIASLISAAEQAGNAAFHKQSTGLDKPDLHNHSSFKMHYSTVTREMEAISSPWLTQLSHFCDVAAFTTSSLSSLNTPGGYHLSPSPGDPYSQHESHFEPCPAAQHNYNYPGSNPGQAPPSDSGTPNCSSSSSNSTPNGKTIVKKNPKVANINVQLEMKALWDEFNQLGTEMIVTKAGRRMFPTFQVKIFGMDPMADYMLLMDFLPVDDKRYRYAFHSSSWLVAGKADPATPGRVHYHPDSPAKGAQWMKQIVSFDKLKLTNNLLDDNGHIILNSMHRYQPRFHVVYVDPRKDSEKYAEENYKTFVFEETRFTAVTAYQNHRITQLKIASNPFAKGFRDCDPEDWPRNHRPGSLPIMSAFARTRNPMSSPPQQNGTEKEDSRREYERDPSGTPIHADPAHQLMSRVLSPALPVPGGLHAVPLTGGRPSPPHDLRSDPHPLPPDTLHHHPYKYPTTYEHYLGAKTRPSPYPLPSIRGHTYHHHMNPATANMYSATSGPSNYDYGPR; encoded by the exons ATGGACGACGGCGGTCCCCTCTCTCCAAAGGCAAATGCTTTCAGTATTGCCTCTCTGATTTCGGCTGCAGAGCAAGCAGGAAACGCAGCGTTTCACAAACAGAGCACCGGCCTGGACAAGCCAGACCTGCACAACCACAGTTCCTTTAAAATGCACTACAGCACTGTCACCCGGGAAATGGAAG CCATATCCAGTCCGTGGCTGACGCAGCTGTCCCATTTTTGCGATGTTGCAGCCTTCACGACGAGCAGCCTGAGCAGCCTCAACACGCCGGGGGGCTATCACCTCTCTCCGTCCCCCGGAGACCCCTACAGCCAACATGAGTCCCACTTCGAGCCCTGTCCGGCAGCCCAGCACAACTACAACTACCCGGGCTCTAACCCTGGCCAGGCCCCGCCGAGTGACAGCGGGACTCCCAACTGCTCCTCGTCGTCCTCCAACTCCACACCGAACGGCAAAACTATAGTGAAGAAGAACCCCAAAGTGGCCAACATTAACGTCCAGCTGGAGATGAAAGCTTTATGGGACGAATTTAATCAGCTGGGCACGGAGATGATCGTTACCAAGGCTGGCAG gAGAATGTTTCCAACTTTCCAAGTGAAAATATTTGGGATGGATCCCATGGCAGACTACATGCTCCTGATGGACTTCCTGCCTGTAGATGACAAACGTTACAG gTACGCTTTCCACAGCTCATCGTGGCTGGTTGCCGGTAAGGCTGACCCCGCCACACCGGGCAGGGTCCACTACCACCCGGACTCTCCGGCCAAAGGCGCACAGTGGATGAAGCAGATTGTTTCTTTTGATAAACTCAAACTCACCAacaacctgctggacgacaacGGCCAT atCATTCTGAACTCCATGCACCGCTATCAGCCCAGGTTTCATGTGGTTTATGTGGACCCCCGCAAGGACAGCGAGAAATATGCCGAGGAGAATTACAAAACCTTTGTTTTTGAGGAAACCCGCTTTACAGCGGTCACAGCCTATCAGAACCACCGG ATCACACAGCTGAAGATAGCCAGCAATCCCTTTGCAAAGGGCTTCAGGGACTGTGACCCGGAGGACTG GCCCAGGAATCACAGGCCAGGCTCTCTGCCAATAATGAGTGCCTTTGCCAGAACAAGAAACCCAATGTCATCTCCCCCTCAGCAGAACGGCACAGAGAAAG AGGACAGTAGACGGGAGTATGAGCGAGACCCCAGCGGCACGCCCATACATGCAGACCCGGCTCACCAACTGATGTCCCGGGTCCTCAGCCCCGCCTTGCCTGTCCCGGGAGGCCTCCATGCTGTTCCACTCACCGGTGGCCGACCCAGTCCTCCCCATGACCTTCGGTCAGACCCCCACCCTCTACCGCCGGACACCCTGCACCACCACCCTTACAAGTACCCCACCACCTATGAACACTACCTGGGAGCCAAGACCAGGCCGTCGCCCTACCCTTTACCCAGTATCAGAGGACACACATACCACCACCACATGAACCCAGCAACAGCTAACATGTACTCAGCCACCAGTGGCCCCTCTAACTATGACTACGGGCCCAGATAA
- the tbx1 gene encoding T-box transcription factor TBX1 isoform X2, whose protein sequence is MDDGGPLSPKANAFSIASLISAAEQAGNAAFHKQSTGLDKPDLHNHSSFKMHYSTVTREMEAFTTSSLSSLNTPGGYHLSPSPGDPYSQHESHFEPCPAAQHNYNYPGSNPGQAPPSDSGTPNCSSSSSNSTPNGKTIVKKNPKVANINVQLEMKALWDEFNQLGTEMIVTKAGRRMFPTFQVKIFGMDPMADYMLLMDFLPVDDKRYRYAFHSSSWLVAGKADPATPGRVHYHPDSPAKGAQWMKQIVSFDKLKLTNNLLDDNGHIILNSMHRYQPRFHVVYVDPRKDSEKYAEENYKTFVFEETRFTAVTAYQNHRITQLKIASNPFAKGFRDCDPEDWPRNHRPGSLPIMSAFARTRNPMSSPPQQNGTEKEDSRREYERDPSGTPIHADPAHQLMSRVLSPALPVPGGLHAVPLTGGRPSPPHDLRSDPHPLPPDTLHHHPYKYPTTYEHYLGAKTRPSPYPLPSIRGHTYHHHMNPATANMYSATSGPSNYDYGPR, encoded by the exons ATGGACGACGGCGGTCCCCTCTCTCCAAAGGCAAATGCTTTCAGTATTGCCTCTCTGATTTCGGCTGCAGAGCAAGCAGGAAACGCAGCGTTTCACAAACAGAGCACCGGCCTGGACAAGCCAGACCTGCACAACCACAGTTCCTTTAAAATGCACTACAGCACTGTCACCCGGGAAATGGAAG CCTTCACGACGAGCAGCCTGAGCAGCCTCAACACGCCGGGGGGCTATCACCTCTCTCCGTCCCCCGGAGACCCCTACAGCCAACATGAGTCCCACTTCGAGCCCTGTCCGGCAGCCCAGCACAACTACAACTACCCGGGCTCTAACCCTGGCCAGGCCCCGCCGAGTGACAGCGGGACTCCCAACTGCTCCTCGTCGTCCTCCAACTCCACACCGAACGGCAAAACTATAGTGAAGAAGAACCCCAAAGTGGCCAACATTAACGTCCAGCTGGAGATGAAAGCTTTATGGGACGAATTTAATCAGCTGGGCACGGAGATGATCGTTACCAAGGCTGGCAG gAGAATGTTTCCAACTTTCCAAGTGAAAATATTTGGGATGGATCCCATGGCAGACTACATGCTCCTGATGGACTTCCTGCCTGTAGATGACAAACGTTACAG gTACGCTTTCCACAGCTCATCGTGGCTGGTTGCCGGTAAGGCTGACCCCGCCACACCGGGCAGGGTCCACTACCACCCGGACTCTCCGGCCAAAGGCGCACAGTGGATGAAGCAGATTGTTTCTTTTGATAAACTCAAACTCACCAacaacctgctggacgacaacGGCCAT atCATTCTGAACTCCATGCACCGCTATCAGCCCAGGTTTCATGTGGTTTATGTGGACCCCCGCAAGGACAGCGAGAAATATGCCGAGGAGAATTACAAAACCTTTGTTTTTGAGGAAACCCGCTTTACAGCGGTCACAGCCTATCAGAACCACCGG ATCACACAGCTGAAGATAGCCAGCAATCCCTTTGCAAAGGGCTTCAGGGACTGTGACCCGGAGGACTG GCCCAGGAATCACAGGCCAGGCTCTCTGCCAATAATGAGTGCCTTTGCCAGAACAAGAAACCCAATGTCATCTCCCCCTCAGCAGAACGGCACAGAGAAAG AGGACAGTAGACGGGAGTATGAGCGAGACCCCAGCGGCACGCCCATACATGCAGACCCGGCTCACCAACTGATGTCCCGGGTCCTCAGCCCCGCCTTGCCTGTCCCGGGAGGCCTCCATGCTGTTCCACTCACCGGTGGCCGACCCAGTCCTCCCCATGACCTTCGGTCAGACCCCCACCCTCTACCGCCGGACACCCTGCACCACCACCCTTACAAGTACCCCACCACCTATGAACACTACCTGGGAGCCAAGACCAGGCCGTCGCCCTACCCTTTACCCAGTATCAGAGGACACACATACCACCACCACATGAACCCAGCAACAGCTAACATGTACTCAGCCACCAGTGGCCCCTCTAACTATGACTACGGGCCCAGATAA